From Nocardia sp. NBC_00416:
CAAGTGAGACATTTTTGTACAATGTCGCAAATATGCGGGTCGGTCGCGCACTCCTCGGACGTGGGGTCCGCCAGATCTCCGTCAGGGAGTTCTCCCGGGGTGCCCGAAAACCAGTGGCCAGAGCGGCGATCCCGTGGGCATATTGCCTTATGTGGCGGTATCGGAGCAGACTGCGCAGGCGCCGAGCCGGCCCCGGGCGACGGGGCTGAGCCTGACCTCATGGGTGCTGTTCGCGAGTTCCGGCCCACTGGCGAAGGCGGTGATGGAGGCAGGCTGGTCCGCGGCCGCGGTGACCTCGGCGCGGATCGCGCTGGCCGCGGTCCTGTTGGCGCCGGCGATCGTGATCGTCCGGCCACGGGCCCTGCGATTCCGGCGCACCGACCTCTGGCCGCTGCTCGGTTACGGTCTCCTCGGTGTCGCCGGCGTGCAGCTCTTCTTCTTCGTGGCCGTGGCACGGGTCCCGGTCGGGGCGGCCATGGTGCTGGTCAACCTGGCGCCGGCACTGGTAGCCCTGTGGCTGCGGGTAGTGCGGGGCACCCGGCTACCCGGGCAAGCGTGGCTCGGTATCGGACTGGCCGTGGCCGGGTTGGTCCTGGTCGCGCAGCTCTGGCAGAGCGCCCGACCGGACCCGCTGGGCATCGCCGCCGGGCTGGGCGCGGCGGTGTGCTCGGCCGGCTACTTTCTGCTCGGCGAGCACGGCGCGAGCAGGCACGACTCATTCGGGCTGACCGCGGCCGGCCTGACGATCGGCGCGGTGGTGGTGGTCGCCGTGAGCCCGCCCTGGACACTGTCCCCGGCGCTGCTCACCGCCACCGCGGAACTCGGCGGCTTCCACGCCCCGGCATGGTCGCTGCTGCTGGTGTTGGCCGTAGCCGGCACCGCGCTGCCCTACCTGGCCGGACTACGGGCGCTGCGCACTCTGTCCTCCACCATGGCCAGTGCACTGGCCATGGTGGAACCGCTGGTCGCCGCCGGGCTGGCCTGGTTACTGCTCGGCCAGACCCTCGGTCCGGCGCAATTGGCCGGGTCGGCGATCCTGCTCATCGGCGCGCTGCTGGTGCAGCTGACGCCGGAGACAGCCGCGTGATCGGCTGACCAGTACGCCCGTTATGCTGCGGCAGATCGTACCGGCACGATTCGGCAACGGCGCCGAAGTGGCTGGAACACCCGCGGCGACGGCGCGACCCGTCGGCATCCAGCCCACCTCAGGAGATACAAGCGTGACCGTGCTCACCTTCTGCCTGGTCACGGTCGCCGGGTTCTTCGCCGGACTCGTCGGTTACGTCACCGGGATGGCGTCGCTGATCTCCTATCCGGCCCTGCTCGCCGTCGGTCTGTCCCCGGTCTCGGCGAACGTGACCAATACCGTCGCGATGGTCGCCGTCGGCGCCGGATCGACCGCGAAGGCAGGTGCGGCGGTCAGCGACAATTCCCGGGCACTGCTGCTGCACGCTGCCTGCGCCGCCGCCGGGGGCCTCGCCGGTGCGGCCCTGCTCCTGACGACCTCCGCCGAGGTTTTCGCCGTCGTCGTCCCCTTCCTCATCGCCGCGGCGTCGGCGAGCCTGCTACTCCAGCCGAAACTGCGCGAACTCGCCGGCGGCAGGACCTTCCCCCGGCTGTATCCCCTCGCCACCGCCGTTGTCGCGCTCTACGGCGGCTACTTCGGAGCGGGAGTCGGGGTCATGTTCCTCGCCCTGATCCTGGTGTGCACCTCCGAGACGATCTGGCGGGCCAGCATCCTCAAGAGCGTGCTGACCGGGGTCGCCAACCTGGTGGCCGCGATCGGATTCGCCGCCTTCGGGCCCGTCCACTGGCTCGCCGCCGTGGGCATGGGCCTGGGCGCCTTCGCCGGCGGATGGTACGGCCCCCCGGTGGTCGCCCGCCTGCCGCCGACCTTGATGCGGGTCGGCGTCGCAGTATGCGGGTTCGGGCTCGCCGGCTACCTGGCACTCTTCTCGCAGTGACGGCCCCCTCGCAACACTGTTTCGAGGTGTGGGGGCAGGTGCGATGGTTACGCCGCCCTCCGCTGTGCCGAACACCCGGAAATCAGCCCGGTCCCAGAAACGTCCGCAGTCTTCCGATTTCGGCGTCGAGGGCGGTGGCGAAGGCACGGCCTTTCGGGGCACCGTCCACGAAGCCGACCTCGACCTCACTGCCCGGACCGGCGCAGTTCGCCCAGCCGATCACCCGATCACGCCACAGCATCGGCATCGCGTAGTAGCCACGGATCCGCTTCGCGACGGGAGTGTAGGCCTCGAAACGGTAGTCCCATCCCCAGATCAGGCCGAACCGCTTCCGATCCCAGACGAGCGGATCGAAAGGTGCGAGGAACCGCACCCGCGCCGGCGGCGCGCTGTCGGTGGGCGCCAGATCCGAGGGCCACAGGTATCGGACGCCGTCGACGGTGATCGCCGATAGGCGGCCGTCGGCAAGCAGCTCGCGGATCGTCGCGGATCCGGTCACACCGTCGATCCGGCGCACCACACGATTGACCGTGGCGGTGAGGGTCGATTCCGTCGCGGGGGCGAGCGTGCGGGCCACCCGCAGCGCCAACGCCCGGCGGCGATCACCGGGATCCAGCACTTCTTCCAGGCGCGGTGCCAGCTCGTACCGTCGGATTCCCGAAACCCGGTCGGCCACCCGCAGCAACCCGTACCGATGCAGTTCCTCGAGCAGGACGGTGGTCGCCGACGATGTTCCGCCCCAGGCGTTCACCACTCCCCGATGGCCGAAATGCGCCTGGAGGTCCCGCGGGTGCACCACGGCACGTTCCCGGACGAAATCCAGCACTTCGGCGGTGTGCGTGTCGTGCGGGAATCCGCCGTCGCCACCACGCGGATGGTGGCGCGGGTGCAGGTAGGGGCGCAGGCGGTTCACGATGTAGCCGTAGGCGTAGACGAAGTCCTCGTCGAGATCGAGTTCGGGGTATCTGCGCTCGAGGTCGCCGGCCCGGTATCCGCGCACTCGGTGACGCAGGATGAGGTCCTGCGCGCGGGCGGGCGCGCGAATGGGGTCGGCCTGCACGAACTCGAGCTCGGCAAGGGCGCCCGCGAGTGAGCCCGTGCTGCGCGGCAGCGACCAGGCGACGGCGTTGGAACGCAACCATGCCAGCGACATACAGCGAGAGTAACGACGGCCTCCGACACTGCGCGCAGCGAGCGGGCGCGCGCCGGGCGCGATATCAGCGTGCGGACCGGCCGAGCCTGCGCCGCAGGACCCGCAGCGGGGTCCGCCGGACGCGATGGGATCCACCGGGGACGCTGCTCGTGGTCTCCGCCGCGCCGGTGATGTTGCGGGTCATGCCACCGAATATCAGCGCATGGAACGGCACGATCGACTTCCAGTACAGATGGCCGGCCAACCCGTGCGGCTCGAACACCGCGCGCTGGTGGTAGGTCGCGCCGGGCCGCCCGTCTGCGGAGCGCACGCACAGCTCGAGCCAGGCGCGACCCGGAACTCGCATCTCGGCGCGCAGTCGCAGCAGCGTGGGGCGCTCGATCCGCTCCACCCGCCACCAGTCCAGCGCTTCGCCTTCGTGCAGCCGGTGCGGATCGCGCCGGCCCCGGCGCAGCCCGGCGCCGCCGGCGAGCCGGTCGAGCCATCCGCGCAACGACCAGGCCAGCGGGAACGAGTACCAACCGTGCTCGCCGCCGATGGACTCGATCACCGCCCACAGCGCGGCCGGATCGGCGAGCGTCCGGCGTTCTCGGACATCCTGGTACAGCGACCCGCCCGACCATTCCGGGTCGGTGGACAGCGGCTCCGACGGTTCGGGCCCCGCGTCCGACCACCGCGTCGGCACATCCAGATCCCGGATCTTGGCCAGCGCCAGTTCCACCGCCCGCCGGCAGCCGGTGAGACCGCCGTCGGGGTCGGGAATATGAGCCGCGATGGTGTGCTCACCGCATACGACGTCGTGCACCAGCGACTCCATCAGCGGCACGGCGATCGCCTTGGGCACCGGCGTCACCAGATTCACCCACTGCGCCGACAACCACGGTGTCAGCACCGGCACCGGCACGATGATCCGGCGCGGCAGACCGGCCACCTCCGCGTACATGCGCATCATCTGCTCGTAGGTGAGGACATCCGGTCCGCCGATATCGAACGCGCCGTCCACAGCGGCGGGCAGGTCCGCGGCGCGGGTCAGGTAGTACAGCACGTCGCGCACGGCGATCGGCTGGATGCGCGAGCGCACCCAGCGCGGTGTCACCATCATCGGCAGCCGTTCGGTGAGGTAGCGCAGCATCTCGAAACTGGCCGAACCGGACCCGATCACCACCGCCGCCTGCAGGACGAGGGCGGGAACGGCGCCGTCGAGCAGGATCCGGCCGACTTCCGCACGCGAGGACAGATGCCGCGACAGCTGCTGTCCGGCGGGGGCGATGCCACCGAGGTAGACGATTCGATCGAGGCCCGCGGTATCGGCTTCCCGGGCGACGATCGTCGCCGCATCCCGGTCCACCGTGTCGAAATCGGAGCGCGTCAACGAGTGCACCAGGTAATAGAGGACCTCCCGGCCCGCCAGCGCCGTACGGACATCGTCGGCGACCGTCACATCACCGCGCACGATATCCACCTGATCCCGCCACGGAGCGTCGGCCAGTTTGCCGGGCGTGCGCGCGAGCACACGCACGGAGTGACCAGCCCGCAGCAGCTCCGGCACCAGGCGACCGCCGAGGTACCCGGTGGCCCCGAATACGACACAACGCATGACGACGACTCCTCACCTCGACCCGGCCCGAACCCATCGAATACGCCCGCGCTCGATCGATCCGGCACCGACAGATGGGCTGCCGGGAGCGGCCCGCCGAACCGACTGCTCGCGGGTCCGCCACGATGCCGACCGAAATCGCGCGGCTGGGCGACCGGCCACGGAACCCGACGGTGGGCGCCGCGGCCGGCGGACGGCTGACCGACAGCGCCACCCGCGCGCCCGCCGTCTCGGAACTGGCAGTGGGAGAAGCGCGTCGGCACCATCTTCGCCGAACTCGACCTCCTGCCGGGGATACATATCACCGGCGCGTTCTCGCGGTCCCGCGGTTGACGGGCTGAGCAGGTCCGGAACGGATGAGCACGGCCGCCGGCGGGTCCGGACCCGACCCGAGCCCGGACCCACCGTCGCGCGGGTTCAGCGGCGGGTGTCGCCGCGATCCGCACCCTCGATGTCGATCCGCTCCTTGCGAACCGTCTCGGTGACCGTCTGCTCGCCTTCGACCCTGTCGACGACCATCCGGACCCGTTCGACCGGGACCGTCTCCTTCTCCACGGTGACGCGTTCCTCGTGCAGGGTGACCTCCCGCTCCTGTTCGCCCCAGTCGGTGGGCACGGCCGCCGGATCGGTGATCGGTTCGCGTTCGATATGCACTTCTTCGTGGCTCGTCGGCACCGTGATCGTCTGCTCCTCGGTGACCACGTATTTGTGCAGCCGCGCGCGCCCGGACTCCATCTCCTCGGTGCCGATGTTCAGGCGTTCCTCCGACCGGACGAGGAAGTCCACGCGGTCGCGCATCGCATGGGTATCCGGGGCCGCCGCCATCGGGGTCGTGGGCTTCGGAGTCGTGGTCTTCGGGGTCGCGGTGCCGGCGGCACCCGTGAGACCGGCCGCCCGTGTCTCGCCGAGGTCGGGCTGCCCGGCGTGGCGGCCGTAATCGTCCCAGCCGGCGCGGTTGGGATCGATGCCGTAGTGGACGAACAATTCGTTCTCGGAATCCTGAGTGATCAGCCCGTCGTGCGCCAGGTGCGGCGCGGACTTCACCGCGTCCTTGCGTACCCGCACCTGTACCTCGGTCGCGTCCTCTCGTAACTGGGCGCCGGCGAGCGGCACCAGGGAGTCTTCGCTGAACATTCCCGTGCTCACCGAGGCCCACGTCGGCGCGCCGGAGCTGTTGTCGACGTAGACCCGTTTGACCTTGCCGATCCTGGCGCCGCCGAGGTCGTACACCGCGTCGCCGATCAGATCTTCCACATGCTGAGCCATGTTCATTCCTCATTTCTCGTCCGATACGTGGTCGGCCGACCGAGCGAAGGCGGTCCCGGCCTCTTCCGGCTCATCTCCGATCGCAGTCCGGACGGCGACCCGCCGCCTCATCGCTCGGCGTGCCCGTCGCTCCCGGCTCCACGCGATATCGAATCGAGCGCGACGCTGCACCCACCTCGTAGCGGGTCCGGTTTCCCGACGGGAACACCCGATCAGCTACATCGGGGCAACTACCCGGCAGGGTGGTTGTCAAACAGGCGCGCCGGATAACTATTCCGCAAACCTCCAGCGCGTGATCCTGCGACGCCGGTTCATTCGCCGAGGTAGAAGGCGAGCATCCGGTCCGTATTCGGCGCTCGGCAACACGGCCGGACGGTCAGGGAGCCCGGAGAAATCCCTCGCGATCGCACCGGCGGCAACGTCGCCCACCCCCGCCCGCAACGACCGGCTCTGTCGAGGGCAGGCCGAGCGGCGCCGAGGGCGGAGCCCCGCACACACCCCGCTCAGCGGGAGATCCCGAGCGAACCGGGTGCGCTGCCCGCCACCGGAGCAGCTCCCTGACGTGCGGACGCGCCATACTCGTTGGGTGAGTTCCCCCGCTGTCGCCAAGCCCGCCATCCTCAGCGTCGACGACGATCCGGGCGTATCCCGGGCCGTGGTCCGCGATCTGCGGCGTCGTTACGGCGCCGATTATCGGATCCTGCGCGCCGAGTCGGGGGCGCAGGCACTGGAGGCCTTGCGCGAGATGAAGTTGCGCGGCCAGCCCGTCGCGGTACTGATCGCGGATTTCCGGATGCCGGGTATGGACGGGATTGAATTCCTCGAACAGGCCATGGACCTGCACCCCTACGCACGCCGGGTGCTGCTCACCGCCTACGCCGACACCACTGCGGCCATCGACGCGATCAATGTCGTCGATCTGGACCACTACCTGCTCAAACCCTGGGATCCGCCGGAGGAGAAGCTCTACCCGGTACTGGACACTCTGCTGGACGCCTGGCGCAGTAGTGAGCACCGGCCGGTGCACGGAACCAAGGTGATCGGCAACCGGTGGTCGCCGCGTTCCTCCCAGGTCAGGGAGTTCCTCGCGCGCAACCAGCTGCCCTACCGCTGGTTCCTCGCCGAGGAACCCGAGGGCGCGCGACTACTCGAGGCCGCCGGCGCCGATCCGCGGCGTTGCCCGGTGGTGATCACCGAGGGCGGACAGGCGCTGGTCCAGCCCACCGACGGTGAGCTGGCCGAAAGCGTGGGGCTCAGCACGGAGCCGGCCGGGGACTTCTACGATCTCGTCGTCGTCGGTGGCGGCCCGGCCGGTCTCGGCGCCGCGGTGTACGGCGCCTCCGAGGGACTGCGGACCGTGCTGGTCGAACGCACCGCCACGGGTGGCCAGGCGGGTCAGAGTTCGCGGATCGAGAACTACCTGGGATTCCCGGACGGCCTGTCGGGTGCGCAATTGGCCGATCGGGCTCGCCGGCAGGCGGCGAAGTTCGGCGCGGAAGTGATCACCACTCGTGAGGTGGTCGCGCTGGAGGTCAACGGGTCGGCGCGTACCGTCCGTTTCGCCGACGGCGGCGCATTGTCGGGCCATACGGTCATCATCGCGACCGGCGTGGACTACCGGCGCCATCCCGCACCGGGGGTGGACGAGTACACCGGTCGCGGGGTCTACTACGGCTCGGCGATGACCGAGGCCGCCGAATGCGCCGGACACGACGTCTATATCGTCGGTGGGGCCAATTCGGCGGGCCAGGCGGCGATGTTCCTGTCCCGCAACGCGCGCACCGTGCATCTGGTGGTCCGCGGTGACGCACTGGACACGTCGATGTCGCACTATCTGGTCCAGCAGATCGCGCAGGTTCACACCATCAAGGTGCACACCGAGACCGAGGTGGTCGCGGTCGACGGCGCGGACCACCTGCACACACTGGTGTTGCGCGACAACCGGACCGGAGCCGAGGAGAAAGCGGCCACCGAACGGCTGTTCCTGTTCATCGGCGCCGCGCCGCAGACCGAGTGGCTCGACGGCGTGGTGCACCGCGACCCGGCCGGGTATGTCCTGGCAGGCCCGGATCTGCTCGTCGACGGCGACCGCCCGGCGGGCTGGGAGCTGTCCCGGCCGCCGCACCATCTGGAGACCAGCGTGCCGGGCGTGTTCGTCGCCGGTGACGTGCACGCCGAATCCGCCAAACGGGTGGCCTCGGCCGTCGGCGAGGGCGCCATGGCCGTCATGCTCGTGCACCGCTATCTGGCATAGGGAGGCCGACCGATGAGTATCTGTGACCCCATCGAACTGCGGACGCTGTTCCTGTTCGAGAAACTCGACGACGAGCAGCTCGCCTGGTTGTGCGCCGACGGCCGCATCGAACATCTCGAACCGGGCCCTGTCTATCAGGAGGGCGATCCGGCGACCTGCTTCTACGTCCTGATGGACGGCGA
This genomic window contains:
- a CDS encoding EamA family transporter; the encoded protein is MAVSEQTAQAPSRPRATGLSLTSWVLFASSGPLAKAVMEAGWSAAAVTSARIALAAVLLAPAIVIVRPRALRFRRTDLWPLLGYGLLGVAGVQLFFFVAVARVPVGAAMVLVNLAPALVALWLRVVRGTRLPGQAWLGIGLAVAGLVLVAQLWQSARPDPLGIAAGLGAAVCSAGYFLLGEHGASRHDSFGLTAAGLTIGAVVVVAVSPPWTLSPALLTATAELGGFHAPAWSLLLVLAVAGTALPYLAGLRALRTLSSTMASALAMVEPLVAAGLAWLLLGQTLGPAQLAGSAILLIGALLVQLTPETAA
- a CDS encoding sulfite exporter TauE/SafE family protein, with the translated sequence MTVLTFCLVTVAGFFAGLVGYVTGMASLISYPALLAVGLSPVSANVTNTVAMVAVGAGSTAKAGAAVSDNSRALLLHAACAAAGGLAGAALLLTTSAEVFAVVVPFLIAAASASLLLQPKLRELAGGRTFPRLYPLATAVVALYGGYFGAGVGVMFLALILVCTSETIWRASILKSVLTGVANLVAAIGFAAFGPVHWLAAVGMGLGAFAGGWYGPPVVARLPPTLMRVGVAVCGFGLAGYLALFSQ
- a CDS encoding DNA glycosylase AlkZ-like family protein, coding for MSLAWLRSNAVAWSLPRSTGSLAGALAELEFVQADPIRAPARAQDLILRHRVRGYRAGDLERRYPELDLDEDFVYAYGYIVNRLRPYLHPRHHPRGGDGGFPHDTHTAEVLDFVRERAVVHPRDLQAHFGHRGVVNAWGGTSSATTVLLEELHRYGLLRVADRVSGIRRYELAPRLEEVLDPGDRRRALALRVARTLAPATESTLTATVNRVVRRIDGVTGSATIRELLADGRLSAITVDGVRYLWPSDLAPTDSAPPARVRFLAPFDPLVWDRKRFGLIWGWDYRFEAYTPVAKRIRGYYAMPMLWRDRVIGWANCAGPGSEVEVGFVDGAPKGRAFATALDAEIGRLRTFLGPG
- a CDS encoding SDR family oxidoreductase, yielding MRCVVFGATGYLGGRLVPELLRAGHSVRVLARTPGKLADAPWRDQVDIVRGDVTVADDVRTALAGREVLYYLVHSLTRSDFDTVDRDAATIVAREADTAGLDRIVYLGGIAPAGQQLSRHLSSRAEVGRILLDGAVPALVLQAAVVIGSGSASFEMLRYLTERLPMMVTPRWVRSRIQPIAVRDVLYYLTRAADLPAAVDGAFDIGGPDVLTYEQMMRMYAEVAGLPRRIIVPVPVLTPWLSAQWVNLVTPVPKAIAVPLMESLVHDVVCGEHTIAAHIPDPDGGLTGCRRAVELALAKIRDLDVPTRWSDAGPEPSEPLSTDPEWSGGSLYQDVRERRTLADPAALWAVIESIGGEHGWYSFPLAWSLRGWLDRLAGGAGLRRGRRDPHRLHEGEALDWWRVERIERPTLLRLRAEMRVPGRAWLELCVRSADGRPGATYHQRAVFEPHGLAGHLYWKSIVPFHALIFGGMTRNITGAAETTSSVPGGSHRVRRTPLRVLRRRLGRSAR
- a CDS encoding PRC and DUF2382 domain-containing protein: MAQHVEDLIGDAVYDLGGARIGKVKRVYVDNSSGAPTWASVSTGMFSEDSLVPLAGAQLREDATEVQVRVRKDAVKSAPHLAHDGLITQDSENELFVHYGIDPNRAGWDDYGRHAGQPDLGETRAAGLTGAAGTATPKTTTPKPTTPMAAAPDTHAMRDRVDFLVRSEERLNIGTEEMESGRARLHKYVVTEEQTITVPTSHEEVHIEREPITDPAAVPTDWGEQEREVTLHEERVTVEKETVPVERVRMVVDRVEGEQTVTETVRKERIDIEGADRGDTRR
- a CDS encoding FAD-dependent oxidoreductase, whose amino-acid sequence is MSSPAVAKPAILSVDDDPGVSRAVVRDLRRRYGADYRILRAESGAQALEALREMKLRGQPVAVLIADFRMPGMDGIEFLEQAMDLHPYARRVLLTAYADTTAAIDAINVVDLDHYLLKPWDPPEEKLYPVLDTLLDAWRSSEHRPVHGTKVIGNRWSPRSSQVREFLARNQLPYRWFLAEEPEGARLLEAAGADPRRCPVVITEGGQALVQPTDGELAESVGLSTEPAGDFYDLVVVGGGPAGLGAAVYGASEGLRTVLVERTATGGQAGQSSRIENYLGFPDGLSGAQLADRARRQAAKFGAEVITTREVVALEVNGSARTVRFADGGALSGHTVIIATGVDYRRHPAPGVDEYTGRGVYYGSAMTEAAECAGHDVYIVGGANSAGQAAMFLSRNARTVHLVVRGDALDTSMSHYLVQQIAQVHTIKVHTETEVVAVDGADHLHTLVLRDNRTGAEEKAATERLFLFIGAAPQTEWLDGVVHRDPAGYVLAGPDLLVDGDRPAGWELSRPPHHLETSVPGVFVAGDVHAESAKRVASAVGEGAMAVMLVHRYLA